In Anomaloglossus baeobatrachus isolate aAnoBae1 chromosome 3, aAnoBae1.hap1, whole genome shotgun sequence, one genomic interval encodes:
- the LOC142295420 gene encoding uncharacterized protein LOC142295420, with translation MHLILHLLALLGAIHVTFSSTICKNVYDCPKDYQEVFMKETITDIPKSTGPRTTEIFLVQTGISTIGKDAFQYMTNLEKVFFMNNKISVIEVGAFDNLQNLSELEISGNADLHEIKTGVFSNLSNLKKLVLKNNNISSLGQGIFDNLHNLEELYINLNKLSSFPAGIFYALGKLRILHLAKNKLTLLPEDIFSKLPNLKILRLYENELTELPQGLIVNNPELTEFSIYYNKIKLWPQTFLSNSAKLEKLFLEGNLLEELPDKMLFGLNKLKQLKMNANKLKKLPGEISDGINILELDLSQNNLIDIPVTAFNNFKSLKKLVFSSNQISMLNKEMFLGLGKLTELNMEHNHLSSLQGDVFSHLPELKILRLNNNKFTTMPKPIEFVGKLTFIYLRNNSWTCECNLQDFHNWINDNKAKVKDIEKILCESPDNLKGREIMSLKPDELICLTTPRTRLRPTSKAAIITTPPTTIHTTTRYKMPLLPLLEAIDVRFSSCTICKNVYDCPKDYQEVFMKETITYIPKSTSPKTSEIFLVQTGISTIVKNAFKYMTKLEKIFFMNNKISMIEVGAFDNLQNLSELEISGNADLHEIKTGVFSNLSNLKKLVLKNNNISSLRQGIFDNLHNLEELYINLNKLSFFPTGIFDVLGKLRILHLAKNKLTLLPEDIFSKLPNLKILRLYENELTELPQGLIVNNTELTEFSIYYNKIKLFPQTFLANSTKLEKLFLEGNLLEELPDKMLFGLNKLKQLKMNANKLKKLPEEISDGINILELDLSQNNLIDIPVTTFNNFKSLKKLVFSSNQFSMLNKEMFLGLGKLTELNMEHNHLSSLQDDVFSHLPELKILRLNNNKFTTMPKPIEFVDKLTFIYLRNNSWTCDCNLQEFHSWINDNKAKVKEIEKILCESPDNLNGREIMSLKLDELICLSKDNARNHH, from the exons ATGCATTTGATTTTACACCTTCTGGCATTGCTTGGAGCAATTCACGTGACATTTTCATCTACAATCTGTAAAAATGTGTATGACTGCCCAAAAGATTACCAGGAAGTCTTCATGAAGGAAACCATCACTGACATACCTAAATCCACAGGCCCAAGAACAACTGAAATCTTCTTAGTGCAAACTGGAATTTCGACGATTGGAAAAGATGCATTTCAATACATGACAAACTTGGAAAAAGTATTCTTCATGAATAATAAAATTAGCGTGATAGAAGTTGGTGCTTTTGATAACTTACAAAACCTTTCTGAACTTGAGATATCTGGAAATGCAGATTTGCATGAAATTAAGACTGGAGTCTTCAGCAATCTTAGCAATCTGAAGAAGCTGGTTCTTAAGAACAACAATATTAGTTCTTTGGGACAAGGAATTTTTGACAACCTGCACAACTTAGAAGAACTCTACATAAACCTCAATAAGTTATCTTCTTTTCCTGCCGGGATTTTTTATGCACTTGGAAAACTCAGAATTCTGCATCTTGCAAAAAACAAACTGACTTTGTTGCCTGAAGACATTTTCAGTAAATTACCTAACCTAAAAATTCTTCGTCTTTATGAGAATGAGCTCACTGAACTTCCCCAAGGATTGATTGTCAATAATCCAGAACTGACTGAATTCAGTATATATTACAACAAAATAAAATTATGGCCGCAAACGTTTTTGTCTAATTCAGCAAAACTTGAAAAATTGTTTTTGGAGGGAAATCTGTTAGAGGAGCTTCCAGATAAAATGCTATTTGGGCTAAATAAATTAAAGCAACTCAAAATGAATGCAAATAAACTGAAGAAGCTTCCAGGTGAGATATCTGATGGTATAAATATTCTAGAACTTGATCTGAGCCAGAATAATTTAATTGATATTCCAGTTACCGCATTCAATAACTTTAAGTCTTTGAAAAAGTTAGTATTTTCTTCTAACCAAATCAGCATGCTAAACAAGGAAATGTTCTTGGGTCTTGGTAAGTTAACAGAACTTAATATGGAACATAATCATCTTAGCAGCTTACAAGGTGATGTGTTCTCACACCTACCAGAGTTAAAGATTTTAAGACTCAATAACAATAAGTTCACCACCATGCCTAAACCAATTGAGTTTGTGGGTAAACTTACTTTTATATATTTAAGGAATAATTCTTGGACTTGTGAATGTAACCTTCAAGATTTTCACAATTGGATTAATGATAACAAAGCTAAGGTGAAAGACATTGAGAAGATATTGTGTGAATCACCAGATAACCTCAAAGGAAGAGAAATCATGTCTCTAAAGCCTGATGAACTTATTTGCTTAACAACTCCAAGGACAAGGCTACGACCCACCAGTAAAGCAGCCATTATCACAACTCCTCCAACAACCATTCACACAACAACCAG ataTAAAATGCCCTTACTGCCATTGCTTGAAGCAATTGATGTGAGATTTTCTTCATGTACAATCTGTAAAAATGTGTATGACTGCCCCAAAGATTACCAAGAAGTCTTCATGAAGGAAACCATCACTTACATACCTAAATCTACAAGTCCGAAAACAAGTGAAATCTTCTTAGTACAAACTGGAATTTCGACAATTGTAAAAAATGCATTTAAATACATGACTAAGTTAGAAAAAATATTCTTCATGAATAATAAAATTAGCATGATAGAAGTTGGTGCTTTTGATAACTTACAAAACCTTTCTGAACTTGAGATATCTGGAAATGCAGATTTGCATGAAATTAAGACTGGAGTCTTCAGCAATCTTAGCAATCTGAAGAAGCTGGTTCTTAAGAACAACAATATTAGTTCTTTGAGACAAGGAATTTTTGACAACCTGCACAACTTAGAAGAACTCTACATAAACCTCAATAAGTTATCTTTTTTTCCTACCGGTATTTTTGATGTACTTGGAAAACTCAGAATTCTGCATCTTGCAAAAAATAAATTGACACTGTTGCCTGAAGACATTTTCAGTAAATTACCCAACCTAAAAATTCTTCGTCTTTATGAGAATGAGCTCACTGAACTTCCCCAAGGATTGATTGTCAATAATACAGAACTGACTGAATTCAGTATATATTACAACAAAATAAAATTATTTCCCCAAACTTTTTTGGCTAATTCAACCAAACTTGAAAAATTGTTTTTGGAGGGAAATCTGTTAGAGGAGCTTCCAGATAAAATGCTATTTGGGCTAAATAAATTAAAGCAACTCAAAATGAATGCAAATAAACTGAAGAAGCTTCCAGAAGAGATATCTGATGGTATAAATATTCTAGAACTTGATCTGAGCCAGAATAATTTAATTGATATTCCAGTTACCACATTCAATAACTTTAAGTCTTTGAAAAAGTTAGTATTTTCTTCTAACCAATTCAGCATGCTAAACAAGGAAATGTTCTTGGGTCTTGGTAAGTTAACAGAACTTAATATGGAACATAATCATCTTAGCAGCTTACAAGATGATGTGTTCTCACACCTACCAGAGTTAAAGATTTTAAGACTCAATAACAATAAGTTCACCACCATGCCTAAACCAATTGAGTTTGTGGATAAACTTACTTTTATATATTTAAGGAATAATTCTTGGACTTGTGACTGTAACCTTCAAGAATTTCACAGTTGGATTAATGACAACAAAGCTAAGGTGAAAGAAATTGAGAAGATACTGTGTGAATCACCAGATAACCTCAATGGAAGAGAAATCATGTCTCTAAAGCTTGATGAACTCATTTGTTTGTCCAAAGACAATGCTAGGAACCACCACTGA